One genomic region from Equus asinus isolate D_3611 breed Donkey chromosome 8, EquAss-T2T_v2, whole genome shotgun sequence encodes:
- the CNPY3 gene encoding protein canopy homolog 3 isoform X2, producing MEPLAEPAPRPGPGPRCVLLLPLLLLLLLLLLPAPDLGPRQAQAEETDWVRLPSKCEVCKYVAVELKSAFEETGKTKEVIDTGYGILDRKASGVKYTKSISEPPDQMTYLPSSSDLPLGGTQSLLCCCLGRDLRLIEVTETICKRLLDYSLHKERTGSNRFAKGMSETFETLHNLVHKGVKVVMDIPYELWNETSAEVADLKKQCDVLVEEFEEVIEDWYRNHQEEDLTQFLCANHVLKGKDTSCLAEQWSGKKGDTAALGGKKSKKKSSRTKALGSGSKQRKELGDLEGDPSPEEDEGIQKASPLTHSPPDEL from the exons ATGGAGCCGTTGGCTGAGCCCGCTCCCCGGCCCGGGCCTGGGCCCCGCTGTGTCCTGCTTCtccccctgctgctgctgctgctgctgctgctgctgcccgcGCCGGACCTGGGCCCGAGGCAGGCCCAGGCCGAGGAGACCGACTGGGTTCGACTGCCCAGCAAATGCGAAG TGTGTAAATATGTCGCCGTGGAGCTGAAGTCAGCCTTCGAGGAGACTGGCAAGACCAAGGAGGTGATTGACACTGGCTATGGCATCCTGGACCGGAAGGCCTCCGGAGTCAAGTACACCAAGTC CATCTCAGAGCCCCCAGACCAGATGACctatcttccttccagctctgacctcCCGTTGG GGGGAACTCAGTCCCTCTTGTGCTGCTGTCTCGGCAGGGACTTGCGGTTAATCGAAGTCACTGAGACCATTTGCAAGAGGCTCCTGGACTACAGCCTGCACAAGGAGAGGACCGGCAGCAACCGCTTTGCCAAG GGCATGTCAGAGACCTTTGAGACGCTGCACAACCTCGTACACAAAGGGGTCAAGGTGGTGATGGACATCCCCTACGAGCTGTGGAACGAGACCTCTGCAGAGGTGGCCGACCTCAAAAAGCAG TGCGACGTGCTggtggaagagtttgaggaggtgATCGAGGACTGGTACAGGAACCACCAGGAGGAGGACCTCACTCAGTTCCTCTGCGCCAACCACGTGCTGAAGGGCAAGGACACCA GTTGCCTGGCAGAGCAGTGGTCTGGCAAGAAGGGGGACACAGCCGCCCTGGGAGGGAAGAAGTCCAAGAAGAAGAGCAGCAGGACCAAGGCTTTGGGCAGTGGCAGCAAAcagaggaaggagctgggggACCTCGAGGGAGACCCCAGCCCCGAGGAGGATGAGGGCATCCAGAAGGCATCCCCGCTCACACACAGCCCCCCTGATGAGCTCTGA
- the PTCRA gene encoding pre T-cell antigen receptor alpha, translating to MARTWLLLLLALGCPALPTDVGRLPKHGMPSGAKSEPGIRTSEPWAAEAERANLTAGHWASPVYPISFPSSPDVTTLLRLARQGVRGTPFPSLAPPITLLVDGKQQTLVVCLVLDAAPPGLESSIWFSAGNGSALDAFTYGPSLAEDGTWTSLAQLSLPSEELAAWETLVCHTGPGAGDHSRSTQPLQLSGEASSARICLREPLRGTRGQTLRLGALRLLLFKLLLFDLLLTCSRLRALPAARGYPARAPGPRDPATHEPPAAPRADRPFLPQPLPVGEPSAPAHWLRRRDGGTTGRALTPSTPPALQPRAGREVPTLRPRPDPRSPVWEEGMVSANRAWA from the exons ATGGCCCGGActtggctgctgcttctcctggCCCTCGGGTGTCCAGCCCTGCCCACCG atgtgggacgcctgccaaagcatggcatgccaagcggtgccaagtctgaacccgggatccgaaccagcgaaccctgggctgccgaagcggaacgtgcaaacttaaccgctggccactgggccagcccggttT ATCctatttccttcccttcctccccagatGTAACCACTCTCCTGAGGCTGGCACGACAAG GTGTGCGTggcacccccttcccctccctggccccACCAATCACGCTGCTGGTAGATGGGAAGCAGCAGACACTGGTGGTCTGCCTGGTCCTCGATGCTGCACCCCCTGGCCTTGAGAGCTCCATCTGGTTCTCAGCTGGCAATGGCAGCGCACTGGACGCCTTCACCTACGGCCCTTCCCTAGCAGAAGATGGCACCTGGACCAGCTTGGCccagctctccctgccctctgaggAACTGGCAGCCTGGGAGACCTTGGTCTGCCAcactgggcctggggctggggaccaCAGCCGGAGCACACAGCCCCTACAGCTCTCAG GAGAGGCTTCCTCAGCCAGGATCTGCCTCCGGGAGCCTCTCAGGG GGACACGGGGCCAGACGCTGCGGCTGGGGGCGCTGCGGCTGCTGCTCTTCAAGCTGCTGCTGTTTGACTTGCTCCTGACCTGCAGCCGCCTCCGCGCCCTGCCCGCCGCGCGGGGGTACCCGGCCCGGGCGCCTGGCCCGCGAGACCCCGCGACCCACGAGCCCCCCGCGGCCCCGAGGGCGGACCGTCCTTTCCTTCCGCAGCCTCTGCCCGTAGGAGAGCCCTCAGCCCCCGCCCACTGGCTTCGCCGCCGTGATGGGGGGACCACAGGCCGAGCGCTCACCCCGTCCACCCCGCCGGCGCTGCAGCCCAGGGCCGGCCGGGAAGTTCCCACCCTCCGTCCGCGTCCGGATCCCAGGAGCCCAGTCTGGGAGGAGGGGATGGTCTCTGCCAACCGAGCTTGGGCCTGA
- the CNPY3 gene encoding protein canopy homolog 3 isoform X1, producing the protein MEPLAEPAPRPGPGPRCVLLLPLLLLLLLLLLPAPDLGPRQAQAEETDWVRLPSKCEVCKYVAVELKSAFEETGKTKEVIDTGYGILDRKASGVKYTKSDLRLIEVTETICKRLLDYSLHKERTGSNRFAKGMSETFETLHNLVHKGVKVVMDIPYELWNETSAEVADLKKQCDVLVEEFEEVIEDWYRNHQEEDLTQFLCANHVLKGKDTSCLAEQWSGKKGDTAALGGKKSKKKSSRTKALGSGSKQRKELGDLEGDPSPEEDEGIQKASPLTHSPPDEL; encoded by the exons ATGGAGCCGTTGGCTGAGCCCGCTCCCCGGCCCGGGCCTGGGCCCCGCTGTGTCCTGCTTCtccccctgctgctgctgctgctgctgctgctgctgcccgcGCCGGACCTGGGCCCGAGGCAGGCCCAGGCCGAGGAGACCGACTGGGTTCGACTGCCCAGCAAATGCGAAG TGTGTAAATATGTCGCCGTGGAGCTGAAGTCAGCCTTCGAGGAGACTGGCAAGACCAAGGAGGTGATTGACACTGGCTATGGCATCCTGGACCGGAAGGCCTCCGGAGTCAAGTACACCAAGTC GGACTTGCGGTTAATCGAAGTCACTGAGACCATTTGCAAGAGGCTCCTGGACTACAGCCTGCACAAGGAGAGGACCGGCAGCAACCGCTTTGCCAAG GGCATGTCAGAGACCTTTGAGACGCTGCACAACCTCGTACACAAAGGGGTCAAGGTGGTGATGGACATCCCCTACGAGCTGTGGAACGAGACCTCTGCAGAGGTGGCCGACCTCAAAAAGCAG TGCGACGTGCTggtggaagagtttgaggaggtgATCGAGGACTGGTACAGGAACCACCAGGAGGAGGACCTCACTCAGTTCCTCTGCGCCAACCACGTGCTGAAGGGCAAGGACACCA GTTGCCTGGCAGAGCAGTGGTCTGGCAAGAAGGGGGACACAGCCGCCCTGGGAGGGAAGAAGTCCAAGAAGAAGAGCAGCAGGACCAAGGCTTTGGGCAGTGGCAGCAAAcagaggaaggagctgggggACCTCGAGGGAGACCCCAGCCCCGAGGAGGATGAGGGCATCCAGAAGGCATCCCCGCTCACACACAGCCCCCCTGATGAGCTCTGA